The Tripterygium wilfordii isolate XIE 37 chromosome 5, ASM1340144v1, whole genome shotgun sequence DNA segment AATTTCACAGATAGTAATAACAAAAATCTTAGCTACAAAAAAATTGTGTCTTGGATAAgctaaaacaatttttttttaaatcttggGCAACCCAAAAAAAGGAGCAAATGTAGCCCTAGTCAATTTAGCAAAGTGAACAAAAGTACAGGATATCCATGTTtgtacttatttatttattctggaTGAGTTGAAACTTCCCTTCGCATGTGACAAAAATTCGTTTTCCATTTTCCgtttcaaaaattttcttggCAACCAAACAGCTAATGGAGAGAAAAagtctaaaaaaaaaatcaccaagCCCGCAAAAGACAAAACCTCATATTCTATAGATCTTAGCTCAAAAAATGGAAGAGAGTCGaagagaaaaatcaaaaaaaaaagatcacaaACAAGTTCACTTTCAACACAAGCTCACAGAGCTTCAAGATCTCTCGACACAGAAGGTTCGAATTACAAATAAAAACTCAACACTCCACGAAATGCAGATGACAAAGTCATACCTATTCAACTGTTGGCGGATCAAACGAAGCAAAGTAGGCCGACCAAAGCTGACAAAACTTTCAAAGCTACAAACGCACGAGTTGCAGGCGAAATACAGCAGAGAACGCGAGAGAGAAAGAGCTCAAGGTCCTTCCATGAAAGCAGAAACTAACAAATGCTCAAGCCGTGAAGGCTAGAaggtagagagagagaatgaaaagCTAGAGGGTCAGTATGGAAATTACACTTCGGAACCGGTGAAGGATAGGAATGGGATCAACGGCTGACATATTTTGAAGGTGGAGGAGAATCTTATCCgttgattttgtgaattaaaTATCTGGCCTGGTCGGGAATGAGAAAAGTTTCCGTAAAAAGATGATTTCTGGTTCTGCTTTCCAATTCTGGCTGATTGAAAGCTAAAAGTCTACTTTGCCCCTACCTAAATGACATGTTTGTCCTTGTaattcatttttgtcttttaatcatttttagctgtcaaaaattttttattttaattttgtatgAATATGGTGTTTTCTTTAACATGAGAACTTCAGCTAGTTCGCAGCATCATCAGAGCAACTCCAATCAACTCTTGTAATTAGAATTCTGAAGCACTTGATCTACCATTTTGAAGTACTATGGTGATTGTGTTTCAAGTATATGTATTTTGGTATCATTGTAGGGAATCTCTTGACAATATGGATATGCACAAATATCAAGGCAAAATGTAGCACTTGAAACTAAATACTTATTGGAGTTGCTCCGAGTGGGAGGCATTTCAAACACTCAAAAATGTGATCCCAATTTGGAGTGCTTGTACTTTCTTGATACAGTAAATCCAATGTAGATGTTCAAAATAGACACAGTtttacacttgaaaatttaactCATATTTCATATTTGGAATATTTTTAAGGGGATGAATAGTGATATTGGTGGGACACACAACCAATCAATGGAAGATTAATGACCATTAGGACCGACTACAATCataatatgaaataaaatgtaaaaaatatatataattatgaaaATGCCCTTGAACACATAGAACGATCCGTTTAACGCCGGAAACGATGGAATCTCGCGAAAACGAGGTGGAGGCCCCTAGCTCTACTTAGAACTTTGTTTTCGCTTAAACCAGTCAAATTTCATCGAATTCAGACAACGTGATAGAAATTTCCAATCGAATCAAACCATGgcatgtagtttttttttttcttctactaACTGGTTAAATAAAAGCAAATTTCAAAAGTAGTCCTACATGATCGTGTCATTTAAGAGTTTGAAGCTAAATTTGCACAAATATTATCTTGAGCTAAAATCAAAATGTCTTGCATAATTTGGGTAACAATCTATTGCGTGTGGGACGAAAAATAATTATAGACATAATCAGCATCAGAAGTCATTGAAAAATTACCGAATAATAATAAGCACATGGTGAAGATAATATTATTGTTTGTCTAGCCCAAAATACCATAACCAACCACTACAATTATTCCTCACATCTTTAATACCCATATAAGGAATCCCATTCATTCCATCTATAATTCATGTTTTTCCTAAAAGAACAAAGCAAACTGAGTGAGTCATAATCATAAGATAGTCAATTATGAGGAAATGGGATGTGCATTTTatgtaggggtgacaaaaaacaAATTCGGTTTCCAGTTGAGTTCGGATCCAACAACAACACATgtatatgaaatatttatatgttcataTCATAATCCGGATTGAATTTCGAACCTACTTAATTGTCAAAATTCGTATTGGTTTAAATcaggacaagtaaatcgaatatTAATCTAATCCAAATGAGGGTCCGGACAATGTTTCTATGTTTAGACTCAGACTAGAttttaaatagaataaaaattttgtatttaaattcaaattttagacatataatttatgttcaagCTTAATTTAATCTAAATCGGATAAATTCGGTCATCCAAACTCActtgaatatttattttcaaattagtACTCTTGTTGAGTATGAATATATAAGTGGTTGAGCaaattgaattaaaattaaaattatatgaaaGGGCAAGAATGTCCATTTAGATGAGTATTTACTAGCTAGTGGAAGAGCGCGGCGGGTTCGAAGAAGAGGAAAACAGGGGGAGGAGAGGAGATAGCGGCATTTGAAGTAGGTTTGCCGGGTCAGGGTGGCGACCATCCAGCTTTttctttactctctctctctctctctacacttAGAAAAAGAAGCATGATTATCTGGCAGCTGTGTTCTTGCACGCATGGGGCACAAGCCCGTTCATGTCTCCTCCATTGCCAATTGGCATGCCAACGTACTTAtcagtcatcatcatcatcacccccACGTCACCTACCACTCATAATATTTAcaagctgtttttttttctccctcttcTTGTTATAATGGTTTGATTTTATTCTACGGTGgctcatataattaattaatatactGACTATTATTAACAGGATTGGGGCTTCCATTCCCTCTCAAAActatattaaatcatgaataaaaatatgtgattaagtattttagtgttcataatattataatatagtagattttgagaaaaaaaattctaaattctagaCACTAAATGTTAAATGCTAAATCTTAATCTCTTAATCCTAAACACTAAACATTAAGTTATaaactttaaattttaaattctaaACTTTAAACGCTAATTTATAACTCATAAACTCaaaaatgtcattttcaaaaaaaaaattcatgatttttgaGGAAGAATTGAAGCCCCCTCCCATTCCATTATGAACCCCAacccaaagaaaatgaaaaaaaagcaGAGTCGTTTCGGGTTGCGACTGTAATTTCAAGTGAATCACCGACACCTTATCCGCACAAGGCATGGTTTGCAACTGGCATTGGATAGGGTCAAAGGGGGGACTAAAATATCGAGTTCAAGGATAAATGGCGATGACAGGGGCGAAGCCAGGACATACTAGGAGGGGGGTCATTGGGGTGGACACTAGATTTTATGTCGAGGTTACAAAGCTAAATGGAGGTCAGAGGGTAGCGTTCCCggattttttttgggattatctattaattatatcattgaaagtaagaaaaataacattaaaaatccaaagtttataaaatatgataagtaataattgtcacatgtGTTGTTGTTTCAACAATTTGAGCATAATTTTTTGTAAGAGAgggggtctaaattgaaaattcagggggtcttttttaaaattactaTGTACTTAGCACTAACTAAAATTTTTTGAGAGGGGTCCCCTCACTTGCAAGTAGCTTCACCCCTAGGTGGTGAGGCCAAAATGTTGAAACTCACTTGCGTTGATGTGTTTTATCTATGAATACAGAATGTACCCTTCGACAATTTAAAGGAAAATGATTGAGACCCCAAAATGTTATGCAAAAGAGTAAAAGATCTCcgattaatgtggagtgttgaatgTTAAATAGGTTGTAAATGTGTGTTTTATAATCAATAACTATTTTAATACTACATAGATCTAGAGTCACATTTTATGTATGTAACATTGCTCCAATTTGAATGGTCTGTCCAACCATGTAGATAACAATATGGCAAAGCTTAATCTTGGATTTGGTAACCTGCCCAAAATGTTTGGAGAAAGTTAATGGTGATGATTTAAGAAACTGGGCCATAAATGGTTTAATTGGGCCTATGATCCAATGGTAAAATGTCCAAAGCCATGCCTTTGGTTGATGTATCAATTTTAGGCCCAAGTGCTCTGTAAACtacaaaaccaaaaagaaaagattgttATTTTCAACCCACCACATTAGGGTTGTCGACGGTCGGTCTTGATAGGTTTTTGGCAACATTTACCCCCGGACCAAAATTtcgatttttttcaatttcttaaaacCGCAACCAACGGTTTTCAgaaaatttcgatcataacccGACCATTCAGTTATGATTGGTTTGGTCAGTTTTTCGGTTTTGGATGGGACCTTTATAAAAATGGGCTTTTTCAACCTTTTGTACAAATCATTCTATCAAATCCTGTGAATCACAAGCAACAAATTCAGCACTAAGTCATTAACTTGCAACTTGCAAAATGCAAACCTGTAAAGGGCAAAGCACTTTAGCAATAAGCATACACCTAACCAAAGTATAAAAGAACCAAATGGCCAATATTCGATGGCTCAGTGCTGATTGTTGAGTTGCTAATTTTTTGGTCCACACCAATCATGTCTctccatatatacatatcatCCATCTATTTTGACTGTTATCAAATCGCACgcaaataaaaagaataaaatatcaaatcaaatataaaaaaaatacaaaccaatTATTGAAGGATGAGATTACTTAAAAAGGGTTGAGGATACCATTACTATTATCTTCAACCCACTACATCAATCATGTGTCTCCACATATACATATCtgttggagagtgtgcactaaagtcaatcatatgatgattctttagcacattatattatcatggatattttattaataaagttatttttagttattgcaattatttatatctgtgtagtatgaattattgtaataatgtccctagaatataatgtatattcttaaatatccttagccaaatattattgttaacagggacgacaataatgtgtagaggctaatatgtgcttgattaatatatgatattaagtcaacatgtaggtacataaattggagaatttatgtactggatcgacccaccatgaaatcattacatggatcgtgttatggatgtcataaataattttattgtgatgatggtgttttgtagtccttcgacctgagatcaccattgttcccgacataagaaattgttcattttgacactatcaaacgttgcccttaacaaggtggctataaaggtggtgatcaggtgtataataaattatgtagagggatgtgagtgatcaagatggaatttgtccttctcataacacgagattgatatctaatgcctcttgattgaatagagctgataaatgcatggtcatgctcaaatgagttgatataatgatatcaatgtcatttgttttgattagcttattcgggaatcaggaaacattgattgagctatacgagggtgacatatccatgtctcgtgttcaatcaagatatcgaggataaaaggattttacaacacggtaacattagtcgcggtaaaggttgagtcaaaacattgactttctcgtaatttgggtagcagtgatatgttgctagacatcactcactgcttgtaattctaaaataggattttataattactaccaacattacgggaacctacagggtcgcacactaagaatgataagcaatacggaacgtaaaattcatgagatgaatttcatatttaatgtgagcatttTTTGGTCCTAGTTAGActaggatattttgactttggtattGATAAATTTGTAGAAACCAAGAGAAgtatttgagtaggactcaaacagttttggaattctattttatctcattttctttacatatataaagatatatatatatatatacacacgttatatatatagatatagatatatatataaacttaaaaGGTTTCAacgtgttatatatatatatatatgtatatgtatatgtttacaaatatatataaaaagatatataatcaatataatacatatatatatatatagtacgttGCACATATATACAGATATTcgacaaagagaaaaaaaaaagaaggggaatATAGGGTTTTGTGAAAACACACGGAAGTCATACGTgagtttttctaagaaaaaatgcTGAGAGTCTTTCGAAAGGAGTTCTCCTATTTTGCTCACTGTACTGATTTAAGGtgttgaatcggatttgaatacggcgggttcgtttcggtctagcaaccggagggctcgtgagtttcgttcgtgaacgtgagacgtacacgaagattgcgtcgttcgtgtggataccgtagaggcacgatcagaaagtttgtgttcgttgtatgcttcggcagtacgaaaggcgcgctacaagggtaactattctaaacccataatcgaatgttgtttttaaacagatccttggattaggaatcgaaaatttttattcttccgctGCTTGACCGTTGTTCGATTCCTTTCAATATCATCCATCTATCTTCCACCTcttatatgtttttttaatcatttagaGGTTAAACTAGTTCACATTTGGCTTTCAATTTTCATCATAGAGTAGTTAACAAGCCCACCATCCAATGAGAGCCCCAACTGTGAACTGTTTTTTTATTGGATCTCCATTTATTATCCACTTTGGCACAGTACCTTTGTAGTCTGTACTGTCTCCCACAAATAAAATACTTATACTAGGGAAGCTTATCCGacagtttcttttctttaacGTCAAATCAGTTAGGCCAAAACTCAAaagctttcaattaataaaatcatcAGCTCCAATAGATTAGTTTTCGTGGCAGAACTCTGTCCGATCCCAATAATAGAATTTGTTTGACTCGGattaaataaaatttggaaATAAGTTATACATTTGAAATCTAGATCTAAATTttaaccaaacaaaatttttattcAGTCAAAATTAGGTCCGAGTCTAAATATAGAAATTTTGTCCGACTTATTTGTTTGGATTTAAACTAATccgagtttgatcaattaagtacatccaAAGTCTAATTCAGGTGAGGAtttggacatgtaaatatttcgtaaacacgtgttATTATTCAACTTGAAACTGACCCTAATTGTTAACATGAAAGATGAAACATTCTattagtatatatattttttggtaaTCAAGGACACTAAATAAGTTTACCATTTGGATATTATATGTGAGTCTAAATTCCGACAGTCAGGCCCTCATGTACAAAAGTTTCACACTTGACAGCATGATAAATTGGCTCAAAGCTTAACAAAATGAGTCTACTAGATAGTGACCCAACAAAAGACATAAGAAAGTGACTTAACATATAATGGCCGAGTGACCTCACACTTGCAAGCCAATTGTTTGACTTAGCACATAAGGAACAGTGAGGTTTGGGTAAATGGAGTCAAAAAATGAGACTAATGCCCTGTGGTAGCTTATATTTTCAGTCAAACTTGCTATATAAGCTCTAAATGTTAGTTGGTGGACAAAAATTTAGTTGTTTAGGGTGATTTTGATGACGGAATTTTGACATGTTTGAGCacaattataatatttgaaCGTAGctgtttgaattttatgttgTGTGTTGGTGCAAGAGTACAGAAGATACGGAAATGTAACTCGATCGTAATGGATTGAGGCACAAGTATCTTGCTCTCTTCAAGGAGATTCAAGCCCTTTGCAGTTCTTTGGTTCAGAACATGTGCATCAAGATTCTCTTGGCCCTAATCCTCTGGGATAGCTAACTCGGACATGCACTGAATGATTAGTTCGATATCCCACAATAACACTTTTTTCTCTACCCAAAGAATATTAGAGAGACTAATTTTTAGGGAGAATATAGCTTGTGAGAAGTGTGTGTTAAGAGTGCTGGGGTAGAGTAGTTTTATATAAGATGGACTGGAGTTAATGGCTGGGTCAGTTACGGGCTATAACATTTCTCACATGCGTGCATAATGCACACGCCACATATCTCCCCCTCTCTCCTCCTTTCCTTGCGTCCGTGGGTTGGATTCATATTTAAGCACATCTCATTTATCCATTAGTGTGTTCCCTCTTATTAATTGGTATTTCctctcatatttttttaatgtgagaTTTAATATTCCCCATTCAATTACATAATTACGTAGGTTACAATAAACAAGTTTACGAAAGCTGATGAGATTTAGTATCTTGAATGAAAGCTGCTTGTGTTGGTAATCATTCTCTGTTATCTTTTTCCAAAATCTCATCAAACTGCTTCCCACAAACTCAATCTTCATGGACCTTGAAAATGTTGTGTTTGACTATCTATTTGAAAGAGAGACAAATATGTGAGTCATCCATGAATGGGGTTCTCTGCATAACAGAGGGTTACAGAGCAGCAAAAGCAGAGCAGCCTTGACACACACAACACACAAATTGCATTGTCCCTCTTGCCAGCTTGTACCCAACtacttcttcttcgtcttcattAAATTTTCGTTTTCCTTTTTCCAAATTTCAGCTTGCATTCACATTTAATTCATTTTACTTTTTGCTGTCACTTCTCTAAATCCTCTGAGGTGTGAACGTAGCTAGTTAACCAACTCAACCATTCCGGCCTAACAAGCTTAACTCCAACAAGCCCATGTGACAAAACATTGCGGTAtacaaaattcatataaaaagaaCGTTCATCCAAGTAAACCTCTCTCTTCTCATTCTCACTTTTCACTATTtgttaaagaaaagaaagagctctaAACACCAAACAATCTCAATAGATTCATTGTCCATCGAGATGACTTTAGCACATATGAGCGTTCCCCAAGATTCATCTCGGGAACCTCaaagctctttttttttactgtgTAGATATAGAACAGTTACATCTTGATTTTCAATCTGATAAACTGATACATCGACAAAACCGAGCAAACGAGCAAGAGCCGGTCTGATTTTGCTAGtcatgaattattattattatccaaattaaaaaagaaaaagacaagacTAGACCTTTCAACTTCCTTTATTcaattctctcaaaaaaaaaaaaatttgctttATTCAATAGCTTCCGACACAATAGACCCCACAATCACTCCGTACCATGGCCCGGACGTTTGCTTGTACCTTTACACGTACCCAACTCCCACCACTTCACTTTCCTCTTTATAAAACCCCCGCCCTTCCCTCCCCTTCCGAATCATCACCGGCAACTCATGATGGAGAGTCAGGATTATTCGCCGCCACACATGGACGCATCAAGGCCGTCCCTTGGTTTCCCTCTCGGTACTGCGCTTCTCTTGATCGTCATCTTCAGCTTGAGCGGAATATTCTCCTGCTGTTATCACTGGGACAAGCTCAGGTCCCTCCGCAGATCCTTCTCCGTCGGAGAGAGCATCGTCGATCCCGATTCCGACATCGAAGCTGCTTCCAAATCTAAGAAGTCACACACGgtaattaataattatgtaATTGGAGAACAAGCAACTAAACTAACATGAATGCATCAATCTGTTCAAAGCCGTTGATCGGGTAGACGACGACGATGAATTTTGATTGTGTTGAATTGTTGATGCAGGAATTGAAGCAGAGCAAGAGCCAGAGCTTGCCGGTGCTAATGCCGGGAGATCAGTTTCCGAAGTTTATTGCATTGCCTTGTCCATGTGAGCCGCCACGGCCAGAGATGGTTGTCGTGAAGGTGGAGGAGCCGCTAAAGCCGCCGCCACTGGTGGCGCCTTTCTACTAGTAAAATTTGACTCGTCGGTGTACATAGAGGCCAACTCTGTTTTTTGCCCATGTTTTTTGGGGTTTTCTATtctaagagagagaaaaaaaaaaaagattttagggttttaaatatttattatttttgccaTTTATTGTAACCCAACCCATATTTTGGTTTCCAAGTTATACACTTATTCAATCCTAATTGAAGAATATcgaattaataattatttcgAAATTTTTTATGAAGTATTGTTTGTGCTTAATCGATGGATGAAATTCATTTTGAATTGCCAAACCATTTTGAGGTTGGTCGTGTCCAACATCTTTGATCACAAGGTGAAGTGATaagactaagagtgtgtttggattgagcaATTTGGAggggagagaagagaagggaaagagagtttccttccaattcccttgtttggagagtttataaaaaattgatgggagggatttgaggggatttgggaggaagatttctttaaatttttgtcaaaattctttcctcccaaaatggagtcatttggagggaagagattactaattaagttacttggaagtttaaaacctattttacccttaaaCATatcacttaaacataaaaaataaggataaactagtaaattaaactacttttctttcttttctttttttatctatccaaacatgagaagagaaatgtattttcctttccattctcttcccttccccccaaatccctctatCCAAACACACTAATCTTTCCTTGaatcatattttaaatttaactaCTTTTTAAAAGCATGAATGTTGATTTGGTGTAGTTTTCGTATGATAAATACCCGTTACACGGGATGAGAgttcaagtctagcatcacaaattTGGACCTAAGTCTCTATttccaggttgacaataggaggtttgtcattCCTTATAAGCTAGGCTCTAATCctaccatcttccgatgtgagatttttaccATAGTGTTACGACTTGTATTCTATGTTGGTTAGGTAAAAACCATCGATATACGTATAAATAAAGATTCAATCTCTCTCAACCAAGAAATCTGTTTTAAGAACAAAAGCATGCAAACCTTACGCTTAGagtgaaaaataaatttccaaGTTGTTTGGGTTGAGTTTATACAGTGCTATCATGAGTATCCAATTTATAACATGGTATTAGAGAGGATATTAGATCCTAAAAGACCTCAACTCGTGTCCATTTGTTGAGCCTCGCAAGACTGAGCTCACAACTGTGAGAGAGTGTTAAAGAATTGTATCCCTCATTGGTTAGGTGTAAGCCACCAATGTGATTTACAAGTAAATATGAAATCTCTCTCAATCAAGATGAcctttttaaggacaaaattgtGCGGTCTTAGACTTAGAACATacgatatatttttaaattgtttGGGTTGCACTTATGGAGTGTTGTTAGGACTATCTAATATATAACATTTAGTTCTAAAAATGAAATGCATAAAGTTAGtcccctcttcttcttcttcttctaaaaaTAAAGTTAGTCTAATCATTAACCACTTAAAAATACAATATGCGGTTCCAAATTAACCCTGGAAAAAGAATTGTTGGAATGATTCATTCCAGTAATTCTACAATATCATTGAATACATTGGGGGTGGTGTTGTCAAATCCAATACATAATTGCATTGGATGGTGGA contains these protein-coding regions:
- the LOC119998969 gene encoding uncharacterized protein At5g65660-like, whose protein sequence is MMESQDYSPPHMDASRPSLGFPLGTALLLIVIFSLSGIFSCCYHWDKLRSLRRSFSVGESIVDPDSDIEAASKSKKSHTELKQSKSQSLPVLMPGDQFPKFIALPCPCEPPRPEMVVVKVEEPLKPPPLVAPFY